ACACCCACAAACTTCGCCGTCGGCAGGGTCAGCATCATCAGCCCGCGCACCCCGGTAAAGGACTTGGCGTCCGCATCCCACAGCGATTCCTGATAACCCATTGCCGCCAGTAGCCGCCAGTCGAGCCCGTACTGGTCGCCGGCCTGGCGAAACAGCGTTTCATAGCGCGGCAAGCGCTGTTGCGTGTGTTGGGCAAAGCCACGCGCACCGACATAGTCGAGCACATCGGAGTGGCCATAAAAGCGCTCGATCAATTGATCTAGAGTGCCGTCGGCGCGGATGTCGGTGAAGAATGTATTTACCGCATCCAGCAGGGTGTTGTCCGGGTCGTTGGGCAACGCCCAGGCCATCGGGCGCTCGTCAGACAGGTCAAAGCCCACGCGCACTGCAGGATAGAACGCCTGATTAACGATCAGCTCATTCGAGTAAACCACCGCATAGTCGATCTCGTTATCGTTGACCAGCCGCAGCAGATCGACAACTTCAACGTTATCCGATTCCTCGAAAATCAACTGTGGGTGCTCGGTTTGCAGGTCGCGTAACTGGTCTGCCAGGCTGCTGCCTTTGAGCACCATGATGCGCTTGTCATACAGATCTTCAATCGCGGTGGGCTGGCGATCGCCGCGGCGAAACACCACCTGCGGGGTAACGTCCAGGTAGGAGTCGGCGAAGCGCACCTGACCTTCGCGCGCCGGATTCACCGTGATACCGGCAGCCCCGATATGCGGGC
This genomic stretch from Halopseudomonas pelagia harbors:
- the mltF gene encoding membrane-bound lytic murein transglycosylase MltF, producing the protein MSEKSSRSIKLPVLTTLLCALLLSACEQPQPPRLEQIKEDGTLRVVTRNSPTTYYQDRHGSTGLEYELSRRFADSLDLELEVETISTLDELYAQLASEGGPHIGAAGITVNPAREGQVRFADSYLDVTPQVVFRRGDRQPTAIEDLYDKRIMVLKGSSLADQLRDLQTEHPQLIFEESDNVEVVDLLRLVNDNEIDYAVVYSNELIVNQAFYPAVRVGFDLSDERPMAWALPNDPDNTLLDAVNTFFTDIRADGTLDQLIERFYGHSDVLDYVGARGFAQHTQQRLPRYETLFRQAGDQYGLDWRLLAAMGYQESLWDADAKSFTGVRGLMMLTLPTAKFVGVTNRVDPKQSIFGGARYLIWVRDQLSTDIPEPDRTWFAMAAYNVGIGHLDDARKLTSSNGRDPNRWVDVKDHLPLLSKKEWYSKTRYGYARGAEPVHYVQNIRRYHEILQWVTQPQSEMAQAAAEKYHTPGILEQIPQGF